GCTGCGTTGCACACACTTGTACATGCTTTATGCTTCACAAGCAGGAGATGGTCTCTCTTGTGATGCACATTAGAAAAACTTCCCAGTGTAGTGTTACAAAAGAGAAGAGCAATGGGTGTCCCATTAGAAATTTAGCCCAGTAACCTTTACAAAAGCAAAGTAATAGGGAAATATGATTTTCCTTTGTGCTGGGCAATCTGCATAGGCACCTGAGGGTGAAtgattccttttctttgtgctctaGCTTTTTCTGATGAATATATTTCAATTCCATTTTGCTGAACTGATGTAATTTCAAGGCTGCAGCTAATTCACACCCTGTGGAGGTGGACTAGCCTCTTTAAAGCAAGCTGAACACAAAGCATGAATCACTATTGTGGTATAATTGCCAGGAGTCTAACCTCGTGCGTGAATACTTGGTGTATTTGCAAGTCATGCTAATAGGATATGTGCTGGTAGCAGGGCCCATAAAGGTTACATTGCAAGGGATGAGTTATCCTGCTGTCCTAACCAGTGCATTTGTTTTCTTGGCAGAGACCTGATGCCAAGAACCCTGGATGGGCAGATCACCATGGAGAAAACCCCCAGCTACTTTGTCACCAAGGAAGCACCTGCTCGAATCTCCGCCATGTCGAAGGGCACCAAGCTCATAGTCGTGGTGCGGGACCCTGTGACCCGAGCCATCTCCGATTACACGCAGACTCTCTCAAAGAAGCCCGATATCCCCACCTTTGAGAGCCTGACCTTCAAAAACAGGACTACAGGCCTGATCGACACCTCGTGGAGCGCCATCCAGATCGGCATCTACGCCAAGCACCTGGAGAACTGGCTCCTCTACTTCCCCATTGGGCAGATCCTCTTCGTCAGTGGGGAGAGGCTGATCAGTGACCCCGCCGGGGAGCTGGGCAGGGTCCAGGACTTTCTGGGCCTTAAGAGGATCATCACAGACAAACACTTCTACTTTAACAAAACCAAGGGCTTCCCCTGCCtgaagaaggctgaagggagcagcAAACCCCACTGCCTGGGGAAAACAAAAGGCAGGACCCACCCCAATATAGACCGAGAGGTGGTGCAGAGACTGCGGGAGTTCTACAGGCCTTTCAACATGAAGTTCTACCAGATGACTGGGCACGACTTCGGCTGGGACTGAGGCTGACATGACAGTGTCTCCCTGTAATTACCCCATGGTGCAGCTTGCTTCTATaaagatatgtgtgtgtgtgtgtgtgtgtgtgtgtgtgtgtgtgtgtatgtaaaatgtacagaaatctattttataataatttatttttaatttttaagtaatTAATTCACTAAGCTGCCTAACCACACTGTCTAGAATATTAgcccataacttttttttttaacattccatGGTGTTTAATTCTAATATtggtctttttattttgtttggtttgtaaTTGACAGTGCTTCCATTTACCTAGAGGAAATTAGTattaaaaaggaaagggaagggggggggaaagcacaATTTTATTTTCGTTACGGGTATTAGGCCTTTATAACCATTTTACTTGTCATCTTCCCACTCCCTAGTATCTGTCTCCCTATCTTTTTCATGAGATCTGTTGGCTCATCATCACGTTCCTTCCTGCCGTCTGAATAACAGTAGGGGAGGGAGAGGCTGTACTGCTCTGTGGAACTCAGATACTTATGCCTAACACAGCATCTATTTCACAGGGGCGTTCTAATGTGCAAAGTCCATCAGTATCCCCACTGcctagctgtgctgctgctgggagtcTTCTGCTTGCTTCTGTTTCCCCAAGTGTTGCTTGGTGCATAAGGTGCTCCTTTGGAAAAGAGCACCAATAGCATGACATTTTGCTGCAAGGGGGGAGCAGTCCTATCAGtctgttcttttcttccttcttggctgcttttttttttttttaaacaaagagcatCTCCCCCCACTGGCCCAAACAGAGTTTCCTGGGTGCGGActctatgcatttttaaaaaaactttgttCTTATTAAAGATGTGAAACGCTTTGTGATGGGCGGAACTATGACGAGGTAAATGAAATTCAGCTCCTACATGTCTGCACTTACCTTGTAGGGAACCCATTTTAAAACACACTAGAGTCAAGCATGCAGGCAGAGCATCTGCTTTGACACACCAAAGAAATCAAAAGAACCACAGGAGCCATTAGCACAAACCAGGGTATGAGTCTATCACTGATTTAGTGTTCTCCGAGGAGTGGGTAGGGGACACAGTGAGTCCATGCACAGCTGGGGATCTGAGGCAGGTCACCAGTGccgtgattgtgtgtgtgtgtgtgtgtgtggggagaggggggcttcAGCCTTATTCCCATTGGATGTTGTCTTGTCCACCCTACATTTTAGTCTAATACTTCATCAACAGTCTCTGTCCAGAACAGGCCTCTATCTGGAACTGGGAGGGGGTGTTACCAGGCATGATTCAGATGAATCCATAGAGCTGCTTAGGGACACTTGCATAGTACTTGCTTGCAACTACTGCCACTGGTCCCTCATTTCACATGCAGTACATTCACCCCATATACTTGGAAAATAAGACCCTGAATCAAACATCTGTTCTGTATCGCACAGGGCCTTGATATTAGTCAAGACCGCTCTTTACTCAGAGGTGTAACCGTTGATCACTTAAATACATAAGGAAGGGACAACCAGTTAAAATAAGAACCCAACATTTTGCCTGTAGTTTGAACCAAACGCTTTTTGAGGAGCTGGGCTATTCAGAGGAGTGTTTCTGGTGTCAGGCCAGGAGTGGAACCAGAAATGTTGACCCACCCCCAGAATGGCTATTCTTGCAGAATTTACAGTTCTGGCAGAAGCTAGGGGTTAGTGAATGAATCTGATTCTCACAAGAATTCTGGCCAAATTTTGCAGGCTTAGGTGGTGTGGATAATCTCCACAAACTTTGGGTGTCTATCCTCACTGCCTGAGGTTCACCCATTTCTAATGGACCTCTTAGTGGCTAGGGTAACTGCAGAAAATCCCAAtcctaattcccactgaatttaatTAAAGCAGGGCCATACCATCGTTCCAGGGCAACTACAGGGTACACGTGGCTGTTTTGGGCTTCAGTTTAACCTTGAGTGTAGATTAAACAAGCTATTAATTGCATCTTTCATACAGTGTGCAGGAATGTGTATAAATACTATGTAGTGGGAGCAGCAAGGTATTTGCTAAATAAACCTTATGATGTTACTGTGTAAGTAAACAAGTACTTGCATAATATATGTGCAATGTAATAAAACGCTAGACAACTGCATGTATAATGCTACAGCAACAGCAGATGGTTAAAGGAGACATGATTTCATTATGTTGATATGTTTGTTTCATATGTGTCACCAATATATCTTAGCACAAGGCTGAAGATGCCAGTGGTCACCCCCGTAAGCAACCCCTCCATTATAATACCAGATTACTAAACAATACCCAGCTGTGGTGGTGTTTGTCATATAGCATTCCCCAGATGTTGCTTTTACTTTAACAGCCTCCTTACTCTTGCTTGTCCTATACAGCTGTCCAGTACAGCTGCTTAATGATGGACATGCAGATGCAATAACTTTCCTTCCGAACCATTCAGTTAACAGGCCCATGTTGCTCTCTCTGGGTCCAgctctgatctcacttacactaatGATCCTGAGAGCAGAAGCCAGCCCTCTGTCTCTGTAACAGAGATTTGCAGTAAAATGCTGTCTCTTGAAATGTGGATGGATCTGCTCCCATTCTAAACCCAAGGAGTGCTTAGTTTAACTTAATGACTAACCGGGAATTTTAACTTGTTTACGAGAGCAGTGTAATGTCATGGCAAGTAAAGGTAGATACAGAGACAAAAGGTTCCCTTGTCCCAGCTCTCCTATTTATCAATGCCACAGGGAAATGTGGGGAAGGGGACCACACCCAGGTtggtgggagaggagaaagacAGGTATATGAGAGCACCCTCAAATCCCAGCAGGGTGAGGGCAGGGGATGCTAAGCACTTTGCGGTATCAAGCTCTATAATGACAGTCTAATTTTGGTTGGTTTTGGAGAATAGTGCAATCTTTTATTTGGCTTTTCCTCCGAGCCTTTCTGACTCCAAGGAAAGGTAAAATCTTGCCCGTGAAACAGTATTGTTTTGCCATAGGCAGTTTCATCAGCCGAACGACACATTAGCCAATACTGTGAAAAGCCACAATAGAGAGTGTGGCATACTCATTACTGCAGTGCAGAGTGAGCCCTTGGTTGCAAAATTGAGATGAAAACTCAAGGggcgttttgtgtgtgtgtgtgtgtgtgttttgggtcCAGGCTTTTGGAGTGGACCCCCTTCTACTACCGAGTGATAAATATACTAGCATATTCAATTTACCATAAGGGCCTGCTAGCTTGAGGTTCTTGAATGATTGCAGAAAAAAGCTTTAGATCTTGTAAAGCAGCATCCTAGGACACTAATTATTACAGAACTTGAATCTCTGTGTCTTCCTACTGAAGAATTTATGCAGTGTGTTGAATTAAGCCTTGTACTCTGGTGGCCCTGCATGGCCAGGATGGAATAACTCTCCAGCTGTTCACTCAGCTTTCATGAAACCAGGGTCACTTTCTGGTGAAGTGACAACATTGTCCAACCATGTGATCCCATTGCTTCCAGTACTTGGCAAACTTCAGGTACTTATCGCTTTGTCATTTCTTCATTTCACCTCTGTTTccttaggttgtttttttttaatatatatatactggAGGATTTAGGTGCCCTGATCTCTCTGTATATTGCTTTCTTTGTAACAATTTTTGATCTCCTGATGCCTTTCTCAACTGTACAAAATTCACCAGGCTGTTGGCTTAGTTGGTATAATCAAGCCTTGGTACTGAATGGTTTCATGAGGCAATCATGTTGGATTATAGAAATATGTGGTGTTTGATACTCTGAATACCTTAAGCAAATTGCTAATCCTGGCTGAACAGCCTTTGTAACAAAGTTTATATGAGACTAATTAATATAAAAGGCCTTACCTAAGCAATATGGCAACCAAGACTGGATTCCCTGTAGTATGCATCTGGGTTGCTAATAATGGACTTGATGCTATcatcatgttttgttttcttcaagaACGATAAACCGTTAAACTCAGAGGTGtggttagattttcttttttcacattgtAACATTAATTTATGGCTGAGTTTCATTCAGCCCTGTATTCAGAAGTGCAGTACAGATATTAGCGATGTGTTGTCTGTAACATGGTACTATAGAATagccaatttgtttttaaaaaaattaaaaaattgtaaatcaaGTATTTTGTGGTATGTACAACACAAATTAATTTTACACAGAGAAAGATGTTTCTAGGAAAATGAAATTCTGATAATTCATACTATTTCTTTGTatgaacaaataaaatatattttaccaaATCATAGACATGCTTGTTTTCATTGTAACCTGTGGAGGTGAATAAAGGACATCATGTTCCATGCTTATTTTGGTAGCATTTGGGATTGCATTCTGCCACCCGATACTTGTAAgcaactcccattaacatcagtggaggCTGCATATGTGTATATAGGccttaattcagcaaagcactgacgCGTGTGCTTAAGTGCCCTTCCTGAACAGGACTGCATTCCTGAACTGGGAGGCCTTATTGAACAGGGATGGGCTTCCATGTGGTAAGCaagtgtttaaatgctttgttgaattgcAGCCACAAGGGCTgacccaacttccattgaaaccaGTGAGATCAATTGagtgttgacttcagtgatgcagaattgggcgttgagggcctgatcctggagaGGTTGTGGCCTCTTAGCTCTTCAATGGGAGGTGAaggagctcagcacctggcaggagagCATCATAGGACAATTTGTCCTTCTCACCAGTAGATTGAGTACCTTGAGTTACAGAaatacattctctctctttctctctctctctctctcactagagACAGAGGCGGCCTTGGCCAGTAATACACAGTAAGTATGCAGAGACAGCATCTCAGGAATATCAACGATGTAATTAACATAGTGAATTTAGCATCTGATGCTACTGCCATTATAGTAGTTGCATCAGATGTGAAATTCActgtacagcagaacctcagagttacgaacaccagagttacaaactgaccagtcaaccacacacctcatttggaaccggaaatatgcaatcaggcagcaacacagcca
This portion of the Dermochelys coriacea isolate rDerCor1 chromosome 14, rDerCor1.pri.v4, whole genome shotgun sequence genome encodes:
- the HS3ST3B1 gene encoding heparan sulfate glucosamine 3-O-sulfotransferase 3B1, with translation MGQRLICCPDAPSAPPPPPPPLLPVRRKLLLLCIMLVLWLYMFYSCAGSCASVPGLKGRPAAGAGEAAATAGARGEGLRVLSKLLRRAPSGGAQGLAGPAAASPSELREEQSAAPDPTSPISSFFNGSGTKRLPQAIIIGVKKGGTRALLEFLRVHPDIRAVGAEPHFFDRNYERGFAWYRDLMPRTLDGQITMEKTPSYFVTKEAPARISAMSKGTKLIVVVRDPVTRAISDYTQTLSKKPDIPTFESLTFKNRTTGLIDTSWSAIQIGIYAKHLENWLLYFPIGQILFVSGERLISDPAGELGRVQDFLGLKRIITDKHFYFNKTKGFPCLKKAEGSSKPHCLGKTKGRTHPNIDREVVQRLREFYRPFNMKFYQMTGHDFGWD